One part of the Kwoniella dendrophila CBS 6074 chromosome 5, complete sequence genome encodes these proteins:
- a CDS encoding aspartate-semialdehyde dehydrogenase, whose protein sequence is MSASDKKQIKVGILGATGTVGQRFIQLLSNHPYFVIHALGASERSAGQQYGKVTKWKLNTPIPENIKTKIVQDCKPDAEGFKDCGVVFSGLDQSVAGEIEEAFRKAELIIYSNAKNYRRDPLCPLIVPLVNPSHLSIIPHQKKTLGLEKGYIVTNANCSTTGLVVPLHALEKAFGPLETVMVTTLQAISGSGYPGVSSLDILDNVVPYIGGEEEKIEWETNKILGGFKDESSPTDFDLHINEDKKLKAINVSATTTRVPVIDGHTGIVSVKFSTSTSPSIEEIEKAFRDFKCEAQELNVPSAPPQAIVLHEAQDRPQPRLDRDLHNGACVSVGRVRKCNVLDVKFVCLIDNVRLGAATSSIMNAEIAVEKGLIV, encoded by the exons ATGTCAGCTTCAgacaaaaaacaaatcaaagtCGGTATTTTAGGTGCTACAGGTACTGTAGgtcaaag ATTCATTCAGcttttatcaaatcatccatACTTCGTTATTCACGCTTTAGGTGCTTCAGAAAGATCAGCCGGTCAACAATATGGTAAAGTTacaaaatggaaattgaatACACCTATTCCAGAAAATATCAAAACTAAAATCGTTCAAGATTGTAAACCAGATGCAGAAGGTTTCAAAGATTGTGGTGTCGTTTTCAGTGGTTTAGATCAAAGTGTTGCTGGTGAAATTG AGGAAGCTTTCagaaaagctgaacttaTCATTTATTCAAATGCTAAAAACTATAGAAGAGATCCATTATGTCCATTAATCGTACCTTTAGTTAATCCatcacatttatcaattataccacatcaaaagaaaacattaggtttagaaaaAGGTTATATAGTTACAAATGCAAATTGTTCAACAACTGGATTGGTCGTACCATTACATGCATTAGAAAAAGCTTTTGGTCCATTAGAAACTGTTATGGTAACTACTTTACAAGCTATTTCAGGATCAGGTTATCCAGGTGTATCATctttagatattttagataATGTTGTTCCTTatattggtggtgaagaagaaaaaattgaatggGAAACAAATAAAATTTTAGGTGGTTTTAAAGATGAATCTTCTCCTAcagattttgatttacatataaatgaagataaaaaattaaaagCTATAAACGTTAGTGCAACTACAACTAGAGTACCTGTTATAGATGGACATACAGGTATAGTTTCTGTAAAattctcaacctcaacatcaccttcaattgaagaaattgaaaaagcatTTAGAGATTTTAAATGTGAAGCACAAGAATTAAATGTACCTTCTGCACCACCACAAGCAATTGTTTTACATGAAGCTCAAGATAGACCTCAACCTAGATTAGATAGAGATTTACATAATGGTGCTTGTGTTTCAGTTGGTAGAGTCAGAAAATGTAATGTTTTAGATGTTAAATTCGTTTGTTTAATAGATAATGTTAGATTAGGTGCTGCTACTTCAAGTATAATGAATGCTGAAATTGCTGTAGAAAAGGGTTTAATCGTTTAA